A part of Thermotoga petrophila RKU-1 genomic DNA contains:
- a CDS encoding DNA polymerase III subunit alpha: MIPWVISPYSFDGSVVRFEKLALLLKSKGLKSVILADRNFHAAVKFNTIMRKHGLIPVHGLWKGGRIFVARNREEFDRLVRYYNGEIDKLENVPIFHESELTPVRYLDNSERKASIFMRKVFGLDEDVQGFPEKCEDAVDTLNAEAYDLRVNHRFPTPPEDWDESLIEKAESLGEEYVSRLKRELEVIKRKGFTPYIYTVEKVVEIARKLGIKVGPGRGSAVGSLVAHLCGITEIDPIKYDLLFERFLNEERQEPPDIDVDVEDRRRKDLIKELSKSFQVYQVSTFGNLTEKSLKNLINSVLPDASLEEKNEIYKIVYGLPHHPSVHAAGIVISENPLPLPTREEEDIPITDYDMYDLQEIGVVKIDILGLKTLSFIKDFKKEIFDYSDEKTYHLISKGKTLGVFQLEGLQARKLCRRISPRNMDELSILLALNRPGPLRSGLDVMFSNPKNVPEFFRKTFPETRGVLIYQEQIMRLAMFAGLSGTEADILRRAIAKKEREKMEPLLEKMKKGLLEKGMENAEQILEILLNFSSYAFNKSHSVAYAHITYQTAYLKVHHLEEFFKLYFAYNSSDTEKIFLAVQELRSEGYRVHPPDINTSGKELVFHGKDVYLPLTVVKGVGATLVEQIEKIRPINSVRELQERVTGVPRNVVESLITAGVFDKLYENRKLALEELNKKVEKDILEIRSLFGEKVEQESSNIKIGDITELEEKSMGFPLTPVPEVPTGLFAGIADVFTYGRTLPVLVKRVSRNIVTDGLSICRVRADVPDGVHLVLLSPLQKIIKIWPFNENTRFVYRVDFTATLEKAGQNEITEVLKNGAVVRYEGYRPLTDEYRYRVVPR; this comes from the coding sequence ATGATTCCATGGGTGATATCTCCCTATTCTTTCGATGGCTCAGTCGTTCGATTCGAAAAACTGGCCCTTCTCTTGAAAAGTAAGGGATTGAAATCTGTCATCCTCGCCGACAGAAACTTCCACGCCGCTGTGAAGTTCAACACGATCATGAGAAAACACGGCCTGATACCGGTTCACGGCCTCTGGAAAGGCGGCAGAATCTTCGTCGCGAGAAACAGAGAGGAATTCGACAGACTGGTCAGGTACTACAACGGAGAAATAGATAAACTCGAAAACGTACCCATTTTCCACGAAAGCGAACTAACACCCGTAAGATACCTCGATAACTCTGAAAGGAAGGCAAGCATCTTCATGAGAAAAGTCTTCGGGCTCGACGAAGACGTTCAGGGTTTTCCGGAAAAATGTGAAGATGCAGTCGACACTTTAAACGCAGAAGCCTACGATCTCAGAGTGAATCACAGATTTCCCACTCCTCCAGAGGATTGGGACGAATCACTCATAGAAAAGGCAGAGTCGCTGGGTGAAGAGTACGTTAGCCGCCTGAAAAGAGAACTCGAGGTGATAAAAAGAAAGGGCTTCACCCCGTACATCTACACGGTGGAAAAAGTGGTAGAGATCGCAAGAAAACTGGGTATAAAAGTTGGTCCAGGAAGAGGAAGTGCGGTAGGTTCCCTCGTTGCACACCTGTGTGGAATAACCGAGATAGATCCCATAAAATACGATCTTCTCTTCGAACGCTTCCTAAACGAAGAAAGGCAGGAACCACCCGATATAGATGTGGATGTGGAAGACAGAAGAAGAAAGGACCTGATAAAGGAGCTATCAAAGTCTTTTCAAGTCTATCAGGTTTCAACCTTCGGAAACCTCACAGAGAAATCTCTGAAAAACCTCATAAACTCCGTTCTTCCAGATGCGTCTCTTGAAGAAAAAAACGAAATCTACAAAATCGTTTATGGACTGCCGCACCATCCCAGTGTTCACGCCGCGGGAATCGTGATCTCAGAAAATCCTCTGCCATTACCCACAAGAGAGGAAGAAGATATCCCAATAACGGACTACGACATGTACGATCTTCAAGAAATAGGTGTTGTGAAGATCGATATACTGGGTCTTAAAACACTCTCGTTCATAAAGGATTTCAAAAAAGAGATTTTCGATTACTCTGATGAAAAAACGTATCATCTCATCTCCAAGGGAAAAACTCTCGGTGTGTTTCAGCTCGAAGGTCTCCAGGCAAGAAAACTATGCAGAAGAATCTCTCCCAGAAACATGGACGAACTCTCCATTCTCCTTGCCCTCAACAGACCTGGTCCATTGAGGTCTGGCCTGGATGTTATGTTTTCGAATCCGAAGAACGTTCCCGAGTTTTTCAGGAAGACGTTTCCAGAGACAAGAGGGGTTCTGATCTATCAGGAACAGATCATGCGACTCGCCATGTTCGCGGGTCTCTCAGGCACCGAAGCGGATATTTTGAGAAGGGCCATTGCAAAGAAAGAAAGAGAAAAAATGGAACCTCTCCTTGAAAAGATGAAAAAAGGCCTTCTTGAAAAAGGTATGGAGAACGCAGAACAGATCCTCGAGATCCTCCTGAACTTTTCCTCCTATGCCTTCAACAAGTCTCACAGCGTCGCATACGCCCACATCACATACCAGACGGCATATTTGAAAGTCCATCATCTTGAAGAATTCTTCAAGCTCTACTTCGCGTACAATTCTTCAGACACCGAAAAGATCTTCCTTGCCGTTCAGGAACTGAGAAGCGAAGGATACAGAGTACATCCTCCAGATATCAACACCTCTGGAAAAGAACTGGTCTTTCACGGTAAAGACGTTTACCTTCCCCTGACGGTTGTGAAAGGAGTGGGAGCAACCCTGGTTGAACAAATCGAAAAAATCAGGCCGATCAACAGTGTGAGAGAACTTCAGGAAAGGGTAACCGGAGTTCCGAGAAACGTTGTGGAAAGCCTGATCACAGCAGGCGTCTTCGACAAACTTTATGAAAACAGAAAACTGGCACTGGAAGAACTGAACAAAAAGGTTGAGAAAGATATTCTTGAGATTCGAAGCCTCTTCGGAGAAAAGGTAGAGCAGGAAAGTTCAAACATCAAAATAGGAGACATCACCGAACTCGAAGAGAAGAGCATGGGATTTCCGTTGACACCCGTTCCTGAAGTTCCTACAGGACTCTTTGCCGGTATAGCCGATGTCTTCACGTATGGTAGGACTCTTCCTGTGCTCGTCAAAAGAGTTTCGAGAAACATCGTGACGGATGGCCTTTCTATTTGCCGGGTAAGGGCAGACGTTCCCGATGGTGTTCACCTTGTGCTCCTCTCACCCCTTCAGAAGATCATCAAAATCTGGCCCTTCAATGAAAACACCAGGTTCGTGTACAGAGTGGATTTTACCGCGACACTGGAAAAGGCCGGTCAAAACGAGATAACGGAAGTCCTTAAAAACGGGGCTGTCGTAAGGTATGAAGGATACAGACCTCTAACGGATGAATATCGCTACAGAGTCGTTCCTCGGTGA
- a CDS encoding ABC transporter substrate-binding protein, which translates to MKKLFVLFLAILSVLVLAEVKNPDTIIDATIGEPDTLDPHYAYDTASGEVIYNVYENLIAYKGESLTEFEPRLAERWEILDDGKTYKFYIRKGVKFHEGGDLTPEDVEYSFERGLIFDPTAGPMWMLWEALFGVDSLETFVEEKIGKPYSELFDENGEPLPEYRDALIKIYTDYIDPAIEVEGDAVVFHLVRPFAPFMYILAQSASWSAVLDKEWCIEIGCWDGRADTWWKYHDIRKEDSPLYARMNGTGPFKFVEWDRAQQKVILERNDNYWREPAKIKRVIIWGIDEWSTRRAMFLQGDADICAVPTQYLEQVEGKPGVTVIKGLPELAVTSLHFAWNVPEDSKYIGSGKLDGNGIPPDFFTDENVRKAFIYAFDYDTFINEVLKGLGRKIPTDLPEGLLGFNEELLNDPDAPHFDIVKATEYFKKAWNGEVWEKGFKITLLYNTGNDVRRQAAEMLKAYIEMINPTKFKVEVRGVQWPTYLDATKRGEVPVFIIGWLADYPDPHNFIFTYYHSAGVYSGRQGENFRKFISTPHPDLGGRSLDELIEEAIAKTDPAERQALYEEIQRFAMKHALGMPLYQPLGVRVQRSWVKGWYYNPMRPGDDYYVLWKAEE; encoded by the coding sequence ATGAAGAAACTGTTTGTGCTGTTTCTGGCAATCCTGTCAGTTCTGGTACTGGCCGAAGTGAAAAACCCTGACACCATAATCGATGCCACCATTGGAGAACCCGACACTCTCGACCCACACTACGCCTATGACACGGCGAGTGGCGAAGTTATCTACAACGTGTACGAGAACCTGATCGCTTACAAAGGAGAAAGCCTCACAGAATTCGAACCACGCCTTGCGGAAAGATGGGAAATTCTGGACGACGGGAAAACTTACAAGTTCTACATCAGGAAAGGTGTGAAGTTCCACGAAGGAGGAGATCTCACACCAGAAGACGTGGAATACAGCTTTGAGAGAGGTCTCATCTTCGACCCAACAGCGGGTCCCATGTGGATGCTCTGGGAAGCCCTGTTCGGTGTGGATTCACTGGAAACTTTCGTCGAGGAAAAGATCGGCAAGCCTTACAGCGAACTCTTCGACGAAAACGGTGAGCCGCTTCCAGAGTACAGAGACGCCCTCATAAAGATCTACACGGATTACATCGATCCCGCCATCGAAGTTGAAGGTGACGCCGTTGTGTTCCACCTCGTGAGACCCTTCGCACCGTTCATGTACATACTCGCCCAGAGCGCCAGCTGGAGTGCTGTCCTCGACAAAGAGTGGTGTATAGAGATAGGATGCTGGGACGGAAGAGCCGATACCTGGTGGAAGTACCACGATATCAGAAAAGAAGATTCTCCTCTCTACGCGAGAATGAACGGAACTGGACCCTTCAAATTCGTCGAATGGGACAGAGCTCAGCAGAAAGTCATCCTCGAGCGAAACGACAACTACTGGAGAGAACCCGCGAAGATCAAAAGAGTTATCATCTGGGGAATCGACGAGTGGAGCACAAGAAGGGCGATGTTCCTTCAGGGAGACGCCGATATCTGTGCTGTCCCAACCCAGTACCTCGAGCAGGTGGAAGGAAAACCCGGTGTCACCGTTATAAAGGGACTTCCTGAACTTGCGGTAACATCCCTTCACTTCGCGTGGAACGTTCCCGAAGACAGCAAGTACATAGGCTCTGGAAAACTCGACGGAAACGGAATACCACCAGACTTCTTCACTGATGAAAACGTGAGAAAAGCCTTCATCTACGCGTTCGACTACGACACATTCATAAACGAAGTGCTCAAAGGTCTTGGTAGAAAGATACCAACAGACCTTCCAGAAGGACTCCTCGGATTCAACGAAGAGCTGCTGAACGATCCAGACGCTCCACACTTCGATATTGTGAAAGCAACAGAGTACTTCAAGAAGGCATGGAACGGAGAAGTCTGGGAGAAAGGATTCAAGATCACACTGCTTTACAACACCGGTAACGATGTGAGAAGACAGGCCGCGGAGATGCTGAAGGCATACATCGAGATGATCAATCCGACGAAGTTCAAGGTCGAAGTGAGAGGCGTTCAGTGGCCTACGTATCTCGACGCAACCAAGAGAGGAGAAGTGCCTGTCTTCATCATAGGATGGCTCGCAGATTATCCGGATCCTCACAACTTCATCTTCACATACTACCACAGTGCAGGAGTTTACTCTGGAAGACAGGGTGAGAACTTCAGGAAGTTCATTTCCACACCACATCCCGACCTTGGTGGTAGAAGCCTCGACGAGCTCATAGAAGAAGCGATCGCGAAGACCGATCCCGCAGAAAGACAGGCACTCTACGAAGAGATCCAGAGGTTCGCAATGAAGCACGCCCTTGGTATGCCTCTCTACCAGCCGCTCGGTGTGAGAGTCCAGAGAAGCTGGGTCAAAG